Sequence from the Helianthus annuus cultivar XRQ/B chromosome 13, HanXRQr2.0-SUNRISE, whole genome shotgun sequence genome:
AAATCAAAAtttgatcagatttttcagcTAATATCCagtttttttgtatttttcctCCCTtataatgaagggcaaaatggtctattaacgttttattataagaaattaaaaaaatctgaccattttgcccttcattaaaagggaggaaaaagacaaaaaactggatgttaactgaaaaacctgatcagattttgcttttggatgaaaatgataaTAAAATTGAAATCACAGacacccagattcaaaaggtttgagttttagactaaaATGAAAAAAGTGAACAAACCTTTGGAACTATTCTGACAGTTTACTCCAATAAGTAAgaattaggggtgcaaacgagccgagccgagcccaagctcggccaggctcgagctcgagtaacttatgagagctcgggctcgagctcggctcgattcgagctttgttttcaaagctcgagctcagctcgtttgtattttatcaagcttgagctcggctcgggctcggctcgtttattatcaattaattagtatattaaataaaaataatataaataatagacttctTAGGCTTATGAGCTCGATAAataaagctcgggctcgggctcgtttactaaataagcttatttttaggttcgaggtcggcttgtaaacaagtttaaataagctcggctcgactcggctcttttacactaaggctcgacgagcctaacgagcttcacatctgaggctcgagctcgggctcgataaataacgagctttgttttgaggctcaagctcggctcgagctcgataaggctcggctcgtttcgagctttttctcgagccgatctcgagtagctcgcgagccgctcggctcgtttgcacccctagtaaGAATGATAGGAATTTGTAACTCTAGTGGACCTTATGTAGTGGAACAAATTGGTGATGGAGGAATAAAAAAAGATGGGCCAAATACTAGTTAGTTCTTGGAGAGTAATCGGTGGTGGGTGAACAACTTAACGGGCCGAGAAAACAAATCTCGTTTGGATGTATCCCCTTAAACTTTAAAATCCAGTTTAGTTATCCAATAAAGTACCGTGAGCATTTTGACATTTCCAAAACAAAGACACAAGTAAGCATGAGACGATCCAATTCTCCATTCAACCCAGGTGGTACAAGTCTAGAGTCGGGTGAGACGATCTCTTAAGTTGGATTGTTTAGGAGGGTCATGATAATAGTGCAAAAGAATCGAGTTGATTTTCCTTTTGATCCATGTGGTTTTGGTCCGAAAGAAGAACTCGAGGAAGAGTTTTGTTTAAGAAGGAGTATGATGCAAGATTATctaatatttatttaaatttggatttcctattttattttatttggtttcCTATTAAAGTTATGATTCCCACCTATAAATTGGGATTTAGGGTTTTATTGTATTTTTAGCATTTTATTGAATTTTTATTGAAAAGAATTATCTTCTTGAAACCTTTGGTTCTATTTATGGTCTTTGATTAGCTAATTGTTCTTTTTGATTGCTATCGAAACTGCATACAAAAttcaaaattaaataaaaactatTATAACTAaacaaattcaaatttcattccAGATAGGTTGATGATCCATCCTATAATTTTCTCAAATTGCTTGGTAGGTCACCGCGCCTTcgactagaaaaaaaaaacactcgcACCACCACTTAAGGTTCATCGTCACCATTTCCGCCCTTGCCATCACTCTGCTCATCATCTTTTCCGCTGCCCATCCCTACTCGTGACATAAGATCAATAGTACCATCACCCTCATCAAGTTCTCTTAAATTACTTTCATCTTGAGAAACTCCAAAGAAGTTTCTAACCACACCTCTACTAGTGCCTATGGTTGATTGTGAGTATTGTTTAGCTGGAAAACCAGACATATCATTAGAGTACTGAAACGGTAGTCTTGGGAGAGTGGTAAATTTGTTGGGATAATACAAAGGAAACTTATGGTGACACTGTATCTAGGGTAAAGAGGGTGCCCTTGCAATATCGCTCTATTAGCTAGCTCTCGCTCATACCTATGAGCGTTCTGGTGGCCACCTAATCCATTTATAGTTGAGAACATCTTTTTGCAGTGCTTGCAAGTGTATGATGAAAGTTTCTTTCCTGATGTCTCACCATCCTTTTCCACCCTTGGGGATGGATTGGAAAAGCTCATGGATGCAGATCCAGTGGCGTCGTTGTCATCTGATATAAATACAACCACAATAAAAGGTTGATTATGCAAATATTGAGTACgctttttgtactttttgaagacAAATGACAGACTTTGTAATCTAATGTCAACATAATggatgatttttgtaatttactcttagaAAATTGATGGAGAGTGACCAACACAAATCATGCTATTACTGAATTTTAGATATTAATCACTTGGTTGTTTAGTATTCTGATTCGACTGTCAAACTCAAAATCTTTCTTTTATCCAAATAGGGATACTTGTGATTAAGGCTTCACTGTTAGAAGAATTTGGTGTTCGTTTGGTAACGTATGATCTTCCCGAGTTTGCGGAAAGCGATCCTCATCCCGGCAGGAACCTCGAGTGATCCGCAATGGACTTGTTATACTTATCGTATTCCGTGCATATAACCGACAAGTTTTGGGTGATGGCAACAGGTGATGTGAGGTGGATGGTGGATGTTGGTGGTAaatgggagagagagagagaggggtgaGAGATATatctaattttttatttttaattttttaatggttaggtatttaatttatttacacaactagtccctgaaaagtgaaatgacaataataccctcatgtgcaagtcacatgaccagatttaacagaaaaatctaactgagttagggctaaaggacataacattcaagattttaaaacattaagtatAAGACTATTCAATTTGAAATATAAAAGACACCGCCTAAAATTCctaaaacataaaggacaaatttTGAAATTCACTCTTATAGTTAATTATATAAAGAATTGTTGTAGTGTGGCCCAAATCACACCTTTTAATCTAAGTTTCAAAAGTTGCAAGTTTAGAGATTGTGATTTCATTTTTGTAATATGTTTGGGTCTACTATAAATTCTATTGAAAATTTGTTAATTTTGTGTTAAACGATTATTTTACCCTTTGACTATTTTACT
This genomic interval carries:
- the LOC110901409 gene encoding uncharacterized protein LOC110901409 — translated: MSFSNPSPRVEKDGETSGKKLSSYTCKHCKKMFSTINGLGGHQNAHRYERELANRAILQGHPLYPRYSVTISFLSKQYSQSTIGTSRGVVRNFFGVSQDESNLRELDEGDGTIDLMSRVGMGSGKDDEQSDGKGGNGDDEP